The following proteins come from a genomic window of Lolium rigidum isolate FL_2022 chromosome 5, APGP_CSIRO_Lrig_0.1, whole genome shotgun sequence:
- the LOC124658076 gene encoding uncharacterized protein LOC124658076 translates to MEVDGGGDEPASSPVLVRGKKRPPSPSTSPGDGEGSPTSDEDDNPWAVTDDEEEDEYQGKYRPFTVDEFPRASTYDEQDALDTNPEISLRGPKLLWSVRPFKPEIGRHPCATRYRLSNESEISVNNVRTIDCSNKCRCHVMDLLQFIDLKIAGYRHAQPGSAKIFGFFATRDRIEPLRNYVYRREIGNCEVVTVKPKTGMARLSLGSPARGIGMTSHVLFEFKLCVRTEAPPENGPKDDLLIAGCAEFSKIMETKSFIQNRRIYGEKCGLDVKFLVVMNAVQAFVDVEILRAPACGFNLNLYAKTSGFSDVIRLYRGSVDTGCRMSSVVAVEIRSYLDLRIEGTPKDDGGVSQKLLPCVWEDSFDSCYHGEVDKVVDLDESTSISVKITWRSVD, encoded by the exons atggaagtcGACGGAGGCGGAGATGAACCGGCATCGTCGCCTGTCCTCGTCCGTGGGAAGAAGAGGCCGCCTTCCCCCTCAACTTCACCGGGCGACGGCGAGGGTTCACCcaccagcgacgaggacgacaacCCGTGGGCGGTTaccgacgacgaagaggaggatgaatACCAAG GGAAATACCGCCCGTTTACAGTTGATGAGTTCCCGAGGGCCAGCACTTATGACGAGCAAGATGCACTGGACACAAATCCAGAGATTTCTCTTCGAGGACCAAAACTTCTCTGGAGCGTACGACCATTCAAGCCAGAAATTGGCAGGCATCCATGTGCTACCCGGTATCGGCTCAGCAATGAATCTGAAA TCAGCGTGAACAATGTTAGGACCATCGATTGTTCAAATAAATGCCGTTGCCATGTCATGGACTTGCTGCAGTTCATTGACCTCAAGATAGCTGGTTATCGCCATGCCCAACCTGGATCTGCCAAAATATTTGGGTTTTTCGCGACACGGGATCGAATCGAACCTTTGCGCAATTATGTCTACAGGCGGGAGATTGGCAATTGTGAAGTTGTAACTGTGAAGCCAAAGACG GGCATGGCACGTTTATCACTTGGTAGCCCTGCTCGAGGtattggcatgacaagccatgtgttgtttgaattcaagcTTTGTGTACGTACTGAAGCCCCGCCTGAAAATGGGCCCAAAGATGACCTTCTGATCGCAGGATGCGCTGAATTCAGCAAGATTATGGAAACAAAATCATTCATTCAGAATCGACGTATTTATGGGGAGAAGTGTGGACTGGATGTGAAGTTCCTGGTGGTGATGAATGCGGTACAAGCATTCGTTGATGTTGAGATACTCCGTGCCCCTGCTTGTGGTTTTAATCTGAACCTCTATGCCAAGACCAGTGGTTTCAGTGATGTGATTCGTCTCTACCGAGGAAGTGTGGACACTGGCTGCAGAATGAGTTCAGTTGTAGCAGTGGAGATACGCAGTTACCTTGATCTTCGTATCGAAGGGACTCCGAAAGATGACGGAGGAGTTTCTCAGAAACTGCTGCCTTGTGTGTGGGAGGACAGCTTCGATTCCTGCTACCATGGAGAGGTGGATAAAGTTGTGGATCTGGACGAATCCACCTCGATTTCAGTGAAGATCACCTGGAGAAGTGTTGATTGA